Within the Dehalococcoidia bacterium genome, the region GAGGGGGGCGGCGCCTTCGGACTGGCGACCTCGGGCGAAGTATAATCGAAATGCATCCTCGCGCTGAGCGTGATGCCTGGGAGTAATCTCGATGGAGCTGTATCAACTCGAGACCTTTCTGGCCGTAGCACGCGAGCAGAGCTTCACGCGCGCCGGCGAGATCCTCGGCCTTACGCAG harbors:
- a CDS encoding LysR family transcriptional regulator; the encoded protein is MELYQLETFLAVAREQSFTRAGEILGLTQ